One Roseburia rectibacter DNA window includes the following coding sequences:
- the rlmB gene encoding 23S rRNA (guanosine(2251)-2'-O)-methyltransferase RlmB — protein MGYEELKIEGRNAVLEAFRSGKTIDKLFVLDGCQDGPVRTIVREAKKHDTIVHFVEKERLDQLSETKKHQGVIAVAAAYEYAEVEDMLKLAEEKGEPPFLFILDNIEDPHNLGAIIRTANLAGAHGVIIPKRRAVGLTATVAKTSAGAINYTPVAKVTNLTATMKELKDKGMWFVCADMDGTCMYDLDLKGPIGLVIGSEGEGVGRLVRENCDFVASIPMKGDIDSLNASVAAGVLAYEIVRQRMR, from the coding sequence ATGGGCTACGAAGAGCTGAAAATAGAGGGACGGAATGCGGTGCTTGAGGCATTCCGTTCCGGAAAAACGATTGATAAATTATTTGTGTTAGACGGCTGTCAGGACGGTCCGGTACGCACAATCGTAAGAGAGGCAAAAAAACACGACACGATCGTACATTTTGTGGAAAAGGAACGCTTAGACCAGCTTTCTGAGACAAAAAAACACCAGGGTGTGATCGCTGTTGCTGCTGCATATGAATATGCCGAGGTGGAAGATATGTTAAAACTGGCAGAAGAAAAGGGTGAGCCGCCGTTCTTATTTATTCTGGATAATATTGAGGACCCACATAATCTTGGTGCGATCATCCGTACCGCAAATCTTGCGGGGGCACATGGTGTTATTATTCCAAAACGCCGTGCAGTTGGTCTGACAGCTACCGTGGCAAAGACATCTGCCGGAGCGATCAACTATACCCCGGTTGCAAAGGTAACAAATCTGACTGCAACGATGAAAGAGTTAAAGGACAAAGGAATGTGGTTTGTCTGCGCAGATATGGATGGAACCTGTATGTATGATCTCGATCTGAAAGGACCGATCGGTCTTGTGATCGGCAGTGAAGGCGAAGGTGTTGGCAGACTTGTGCGTGAAAACTGCGATTTTGTTGCGTCTATCCCAATGAAGGGGGATATTGATTCTTTGAACGCATCAGTAGCAGCAGGTGTACTTGCATATGAGATCGTGCGGCAGCGTATGCGCTAA
- a CDS encoding sigma-70 family RNA polymerase sigma factor produces the protein MLESYQDLTDEQLIAVLKDSGDTDGKIMDYILDKYKPLVRKKANAVFLIGGETDDLIQEGMIGLFKAIRDFDNTKEASFFHFAELCITRQLYKAVEASNRKKHAPLNSYVSFYSENGENGYPLAETLTMDGIGNPEQMMIDQENVAQFWKRLRTHLSRMEREVLDQYLAGLHYQQIAEKMGKTPKSIDNALSRIKAKIREMNPEMGKM, from the coding sequence ATGTTAGAGTCATATCAGGATTTGACAGACGAACAGTTGATCGCGGTATTAAAAGACAGCGGTGATACGGACGGAAAGATCATGGATTATATTCTGGATAAATATAAACCGCTGGTCCGCAAAAAGGCAAATGCAGTATTTTTAATCGGTGGGGAGACGGATGATCTGATCCAGGAGGGAATGATCGGTCTGTTTAAGGCAATCAGAGATTTTGATAACACGAAAGAAGCGTCTTTTTTTCATTTTGCGGAATTATGTATCACAAGACAGTTATATAAGGCAGTTGAGGCGTCAAACCGCAAGAAGCATGCACCACTTAATTCTTATGTTTCTTTCTATTCAGAAAACGGCGAAAACGGATATCCGCTGGCGGAAACACTGACGATGGATGGAATCGGCAATCCGGAGCAGATGATGATCGATCAGGAGAATGTAGCGCAGTTCTGGAAAAGGCTCCGGACACATTTAAGCAGGATGGAACGGGAAGTATTAGACCAGTACCTTGCGGGACTTCATTATCAGCAGATTGCAGAAAAGATGGGAAAGACGCCAAAATCCATTGATAATGCGCTTTCGCGTATTAAGGCAAAAATCCGTGAGATGAATCCTGAAATGGGGAAGATGTAA
- the thiC gene encoding phosphomethylpyrimidine synthase ThiC produces the protein MEQYTTQMDAARKGIVTKELEIVAKKERMTVEELMPLVAEGKVAICANKHHTCIDPEGVGSMLRTKINVNLGVSRDCKDYDVEMEKVMAAVNMGAHAIMDLSSHGNTIPFRRKLTAECPAMIGTVPIYDSVIHYQRDLATLTAKDFIDVVRLHAEDGVDFVTLHCGITRKTIEQIRKHKRKMNIVSRGGSLVFAWMCMTGEENPFYEYYDEILEICREHDVTISLGDACRPGCLADASDVCQIEELVRLGELTKRAWEKDVQVMVEGPGHMPMDQIAANMKIQQTICMGAPFYVLGPLVTDIAPGYDHITSAIGGAIAAQNGAAFLCYVTPAEHLALPNVEDVKQGIIASKIAAHAADIAKGVRGAREIDDKMADARRVLDWDAQWECAIDPETAKAIWNSRKPEHEDTCSMCGKFCAVRSMNKALAGEYIDIL, from the coding sequence ATGGAACAGTATACAACACAGATGGATGCAGCAAGAAAAGGCATTGTGACAAAAGAATTAGAGATCGTGGCAAAAAAGGAGCGTATGACAGTAGAGGAACTGATGCCGCTTGTAGCAGAGGGAAAAGTTGCAATCTGCGCAAACAAACATCACACATGTATTGATCCGGAGGGCGTGGGGTCCATGCTCCGCACAAAGATCAATGTCAATCTTGGTGTGTCAAGGGACTGCAAAGATTATGATGTGGAGATGGAGAAAGTTATGGCGGCAGTCAATATGGGCGCACATGCTATTATGGATTTATCCTCTCATGGAAATACAATTCCGTTCCGCAGAAAACTGACAGCAGAATGTCCGGCTATGATCGGTACAGTGCCGATCTATGATTCCGTTATCCATTATCAGAGAGATCTTGCGACACTGACTGCAAAAGATTTTATTGATGTGGTACGTCTGCATGCGGAGGACGGCGTGGATTTTGTGACACTGCACTGTGGAATCACAAGAAAGACGATCGAGCAGATCCGGAAACATAAACGTAAAATGAATATTGTTTCCCGCGGAGGTTCTCTTGTATTTGCGTGGATGTGTATGACTGGAGAAGAAAATCCGTTTTATGAATATTACGATGAGATCCTTGAGATCTGCCGTGAGCATGATGTGACCATTTCACTTGGAGATGCCTGCCGTCCCGGATGTCTTGCGGATGCATCTGATGTATGCCAGATTGAAGAACTGGTAAGACTTGGAGAACTGACAAAACGTGCATGGGAGAAAGATGTACAGGTTATGGTCGAAGGACCGGGTCATATGCCGATGGATCAGATCGCAGCCAATATGAAGATCCAGCAGACAATCTGTATGGGTGCACCTTTTTATGTGTTAGGACCACTTGTTACGGATATTGCACCAGGATATGATCATATCACATCTGCGATCGGAGGGGCGATCGCAGCGCAGAACGGAGCAGCATTCTTATGTTATGTCACACCGGCAGAACACCTGGCACTGCCAAACGTGGAGGATGTAAAACAGGGGATCATTGCATCGAAGATCGCAGCACATGCAGCAGACATTGCAAAGGGTGTCCGTGGAGCAAGGGAGATCGATGATAAGATGGCAGATGCAAGACGTGTATTAGACTGGGATGCACAGTGGGAATGTGCAATAGATCCGGAAACGGCTAAAGCAATCTGGAACAGCAGAAAACCGGAACACGAGGATACCTGTTCCATGTGTGGAAAATTCTGTGCAGTACGCAGCATGAATAAAGCACTTGCGGGAGAATATATTGATATTCTGTAA
- a CDS encoding PIN domain-containing protein codes for MKRIYLVDSENVGDIWVPLLVASQPDEEVIVFYTQKSPHMNYENVRLLKETEKEAEFIKCFEGSNALDFQLVTQLGYMLCENQENSYVIVSNDTGFDAAVRYWKQRNMPVQRISGKELSRRLQQKTKTAELLENSTEAATGRTAEFLKHETEAATGQTAEFLKHETEAATGQTAEFLKHETEAATEQTAESMKNETVTAEEQVQTEKYAESEEMSEPEEIQMEMPDEIMRPDETADGNQQDEELSDADPEKNIMVKTPEISKEQDEVIRSLLTCISKDRLADFHNALVLFFGEEIGKELYQEAKNSSAYAICRENQNAISEEEKFDVYCQTVFAYSDPKLDCPEDFSSFLYKANAKRKNLNSLRAALQGHYGKDKGMKYYSLFKSHIKIMNRM; via the coding sequence ATGAAAAGAATATATTTGGTTGACAGTGAGAATGTAGGAGATATATGGGTACCGTTACTGGTAGCATCACAGCCTGATGAGGAAGTGATCGTATTTTATACGCAGAAAAGTCCGCATATGAATTACGAAAATGTGAGGTTATTAAAGGAGACGGAGAAAGAAGCAGAGTTTATAAAATGTTTTGAGGGAAGCAATGCACTTGATTTCCAGCTTGTTACACAGCTTGGGTATATGTTGTGTGAGAATCAGGAAAACAGTTATGTGATCGTTTCAAATGATACCGGATTTGATGCAGCAGTCCGCTATTGGAAACAGCGTAATATGCCGGTACAGCGTATCAGCGGAAAAGAATTAAGCCGCAGATTACAGCAGAAGACAAAAACAGCAGAGTTATTGGAAAATTCCACAGAAGCTGCGACAGGGCGGACGGCAGAGTTTCTGAAACACGAGACAGAAGCTGCGACAGGGCAGACGGCAGAGTTTCTGAAACACGAGACAGAAGCTGCGACAGGGCAGACCGCAGAGTTTCTGAAACACGAGACAGAAGCTGCGACGGAGCAGACAGCTGAGTCTATGAAAAACGAAACGGTAACTGCGGAAGAACAGGTACAGACAGAAAAATATGCGGAATCAGAAGAAATGTCTGAACCAGAAGAGATTCAGATGGAAATGCCGGATGAAATTATGAGACCGGATGAAACAGCAGATGGGAATCAGCAGGATGAAGAATTGTCAGATGCAGATCCTGAGAAGAATATAATGGTGAAAACACCAGAGATTTCAAAGGAACAGGATGAGGTTATCCGCAGCCTGCTTACCTGCATCAGCAAAGATCGTCTTGCAGATTTTCACAATGCACTGGTATTGTTCTTTGGGGAAGAGATTGGAAAAGAACTTTACCAGGAAGCAAAGAACAGTTCTGCATATGCGATCTGCCGTGAGAATCAGAATGCGATCAGTGAGGAAGAGAAGTTTGATGTTTATTGTCAGACAGTATTTGCCTACAGTGATCCAAAACTGGACTGTCCGGAAGATTTTTCCTCGTTTTTGTATAAGGCAAATGCGAAGAGAAAGAATCTCAATTCATTAAGAGCTGCATTGCAGGGACATTATGGCAAAGATAAGGGAATGAAATATTATTCTCTTTTTAAGTCACACATCAAGATTATGAATCGGATGTAA
- a CDS encoding adenylate kinase — MNSESEINRLTKENETFRKIIETQQHTINLLIDHFIAGNTDKQIKKN; from the coding sequence ATGAATAGTGAATCTGAAATCAACCGTCTGACAAAAGAGAATGAAACTTTCCGAAAAATCATTGAAACACAGCAGCATACGATCAATCTTCTCATTGATCATTTTATTGCCGGTAATACAGATAAACAGATCAAAAAGAACTAA